AGTGCTGGAAGGAGGCGCCCATAGCGAATCCTGAGAGGTAAATGGCCGATGTTCGGGATTGTGCCAACGACCAATGCCTGAGGTTCGACGACTCTCGGCAAGATCGAGGGAGTGCCAGGGGGCAAACTCGGTCGCTCTGCCAGCCGCCCGCCGGCGGATAGAACGAGCATTTTCATGCGCACCAAGAATCATGGCGCAGCGAGAGTTTCCTACCCCTGATGCGGGTCGGGCACACCCGACGGCGTTGATTGGGAGGTTGGAGATGCACGCGAAATTGATGTCACGACGACAGGCCCTTCGAGCCGCGATTCTCGGAACGGCTGGGATGGGAGCGGCTGCCGCCTTGGCTGCCTGCGGCGAAGAAAAAATCGTCGAGAAGGTCGTAACGCAGGAAGTGATCAAGGAAGTCGAGGTCATCAAGGAAGTTCCGGTTGAAGTCATGGTCCCCGGAGGCGCCGAGGAGCAGGTCCTGCGATTCGGCACTTCGGCGGAGATGGGCTCCCTGGACAACCAGGCCGACCCGAACTCGGAGCCGAGCCGAGCGGTGATCGCCAACATTCTCGAGAACCTGACGCGCTACGGCTACAAGGCCACGAGCAAGGGAACTCGCACGAAGGACCACAACTCCGTGGTTCCGTGGCTGGCCGAGGGCTACGAGATTGCCGACGACGCCAGGTCGGTCACGTACCGGCTACGTCAGGGAATCACCTTCGGTGACGGTACGCCGCTGACGGCACAGGACGTGGCCTACAGCATGGAGCGGTCGCTCACGATTCCCGGAATCCCGGCCTTCATTCTGGGCGTGATCGGCAACTTCACCGCAGAGACCAAGCCCGAAGTCATTGACGAAATGACCGTGAAGATGCACCTCAACCCCGGGGCGAATTCGTTCACGATTCTGTCGGCGACCGAGATGGGCCCCTATGCGCCGATCATGAACAGCAAGGCGCTGCAGGCCCACGCGACCAGCAACGACCCCTGGGCGCAGGAGTGGGCGGCGACCGTGGAGGGCGCTGCGTCGATCGGCACCGGCCCCTGGATTGTCGAGGAGTTCGAGTCGACGCGCTTCCTCTTGCGCGGCCGGCAGGACTACTGGGGCGGTTCCGACTACTCGGCCCGGCCCGCCGTCGGGGCGATCGAGGGCACCGTCATCACCGATGCCACCCAGCGGGCGCTGCTGCTGCGCGAGGGGGCCATCGACATGACGGAGCAACTGCTGCTGAAGGACTTGAAGGAGTTTGACGACGATCCGGCCTTCACCGTGCACCACGCACCGGGCAGCGAGCATCACTACTTGGCGCTGAACATGAGCGAGCCGCCCTTCGACGATGTGCGCGTGCGTCAGGCGCTCAACCACGCCCTGCCGCGGCAGCAACTCGTCGACCAGTTGACCTTTGGTTTCGCCCGCGCCGCCGAGGGTCCGGTGCCGTCCATCTGCTTTGGCTACCAGCCGTACTACCAGCAGTATGAGTACAACCTGGACAAGGCCAGACAGCTGATCCAGGACGCCGGCCACTCGGACGGCTTCAGCTTCACCGTGAGCCAGGACGAAAGTTCGGCCATCCAGGGGCAGGCGCTGCAAGTGCTGGCGGGCGAGTTGAGCAAGATCAACGTCAACATGGAGATCCAGAGGCTCTCATCGGCGGCGGTCTTGGAAGGCTGCGACCTGCGCGAGGACGGGACCCAGCAAGCCCAGTGCGTCGCGGCGACGATGAACTGGCCGCCCCTGATTTTCGACGCGGCCTACTTCATGATCTTCGGCTACAAGTCCGACTCGCGGTCCAACTGGAGCCGGTGGGGCACGTCCGAGACCGACGACCTGATCACGGCTGCCGTGGCGGAGTTGGATGCGTCGAGCAAGTTCGAGCAAGTCGCCGAGATCCAGCAGCGCATCGCCGACCAATCGCCGCGCGTGCCGTTCCTGGATGTCGATTCACACGTGGTCAGCACGAACAGCGTCGAGGACGTCCGCATCATGGATGTCTGGCCGCGGTTCGAGGACATCCGAGTGACGAGCTGAGGCGCGATTCGGGGAAGTCATCCAGGCGAGGGTCTTGCCAATTCGGGGGAAGGCCCTCGCCCGTCCCCGGCGTTGCCGGCAGCGCCGTGTAGCGACGCGGCTTGAACAGATTGGCTGACTGCGGTCGTGGAAGGGTGCGAGATCAGGAGATGCGAGCGCGATGACGCGACGACGATATTTGGCGCGACGGCTGGCGCTGCTGGTGCTGGTCGTCTTCGGCATCTCGATCGTCGCATTCCTCCTGGTGCACGTGCTCCCCGGCGACCCTGCCCGTTCGCGGCTGGGGGTCTTCGCCACGGAGGAGCTCGTGCAGCTGAAGCGGGCCGAGATGGGTCTCGACAAGTCCCTGCCGGAGCAATACGTCACCTACATGGGCAACGTGTTTCGGGGGGATCTCGGAGATTCGTGGCGCACCCACAATCCGGTGGCCGAGGACTTCGTCGAACGGTTTCCGGCGACCATCGAGCTGGCCCTCGCGGCGTTGCTCCTGGCGGTGGTGCTCGGCGTTTCTCTCGGGGTCGCGGCCGCGTTGCGGCGCAACGGCCCGTTCGATCACCTGGCGACCTTGCTCGGGATCCTGGGCATCTCCGCGCCGGTGTTCTGGATCGGCTTGCTGCTGATCATCGCGTTCGTGACGCAACTGCATGTCCTGCCGGCGCCGCTGGGTCGGCTGGCTTCGGACGTGGATGCGCCCGCGCAGATCACGGGTCTTTACGTGGTCGACAGTCTGCTGACAGCCAATTGGGAGGCCCTGAGATCCAGCCTGCTCTACCTGGTGCTGCCGGCCGTCACGTTGGGCATCCTGCCGTTGGCGCCGATCACGCGCATGACGCGCGCCGCCATGATCGAGGCCTTGGATTCGGACTTCGTGCGGGCGGCGCGGGCGTTGGGCCTCTCCCGCACGCAGGTCGTGCTCAAGATCGCGCTGCGCAACGCGCTGATCCCCGTGGTGTCCATGGTGGGCCTGCAACTGGGATATCTGGTTGGGGGCGCGGTGCTGGTTGAGATCGTCTTCACCTGGAGCGGTATTGGGCTCTATCTGTACCGCAGCGTGATTGGGCTCGACTTCGCGCCCATCCAGAGCCTGGTCCTCATCGTCGGAGTGTTGTTCGCACTGATCAACCTCGCCGTTGACATGCTCTATTTCGCCATCGACCCGCGGATCCGGGTGCGCTGACGTGGCCATCGCCGAACTCTCCCCGAGCCGACGACGCGGTGCTCTCGGTGTGTCGGGCCGGCGCATTGCCACCGTGTGGTACCAGGTGAGCCAGAACACGCTCACGGTCGTCGGTCTCACGTTGATCGCGATCGTGGTGGTGTTCGCCATCTTCGCGCCCTTGATCGCGCCGGCCAATCCAGTGAGCGGCGACCTGCTCAACACCACGCAGCCACCGTCGGCGCAGCACCTGATGGGCACGGATCAGTTTGGCCGGGACATCTTTTCGCGGGTGGTGCATGGGGCGCGGGTCGACCTGGCAGTGGCGGGCATTGTGGTGTCCGTCGCCTTCGTGATGAGCGTGGTGCTGGGCGCCCTGGCCGGGTTCGCCGGTCGGGTGGCGGACGAACTGGTCATGCGAGCCATGGACGTGGTGTTTTCCTTCCCGCCGTTGATCCTGGCCATCGGCATCGCGGTGACGATCCAGCAAGGCGGCATGCTCAGCCTGGTGGTGGCGCTGACGGTCA
The sequence above is a segment of the Chloroflexota bacterium genome. Coding sequences within it:
- a CDS encoding ABC transporter permease, yielding MTRRRYLARRLALLVLVVFGISIVAFLLVHVLPGDPARSRLGVFATEELVQLKRAEMGLDKSLPEQYVTYMGNVFRGDLGDSWRTHNPVAEDFVERFPATIELALAALLLAVVLGVSLGVAAALRRNGPFDHLATLLGILGISAPVFWIGLLLIIAFVTQLHVLPAPLGRLASDVDAPAQITGLYVVDSLLTANWEALRSSLLYLVLPAVTLGILPLAPITRMTRAAMIEALDSDFVRAARALGLSRTQVVLKIALRNALIPVVSMVGLQLGYLVGGAVLVEIVFTWSGIGLYLYRSVIGLDFAPIQSLVLIVGVLFALINLAVDMLYFAIDPRIRVR
- a CDS encoding ABC transporter permease translates to MAIAELSPSRRRGALGVSGRRIATVWYQVSQNTLTVVGLTLIAIVVVFAIFAPLIAPANPVSGDLLNTTQPPSAQHLMGTDQFGRDIFSRVVHGARVDLAVAGIVVSVAFVMSVVLGALAGFAGRVADELVMRAMDVVFSFPPLILAIGIAVTIQQGGMLSLVVALTVIAIPPMVRITRAEILHRKESLYVEAARAIGSSPLRVLAVHLVPNSLPPLVVQATLTFGYVILETAGLSFIGVGVKPPAPEWGIMVSEGSPYVRTGEWWISLFPGLMIFVTVLGFNLVGNGLLDVLNPRRRRQ
- a CDS encoding ABC transporter substrate-binding protein; the protein is MSRRQALRAAILGTAGMGAAAALAACGEEKIVEKVVTQEVIKEVEVIKEVPVEVMVPGGAEEQVLRFGTSAEMGSLDNQADPNSEPSRAVIANILENLTRYGYKATSKGTRTKDHNSVVPWLAEGYEIADDARSVTYRLRQGITFGDGTPLTAQDVAYSMERSLTIPGIPAFILGVIGNFTAETKPEVIDEMTVKMHLNPGANSFTILSATEMGPYAPIMNSKALQAHATSNDPWAQEWAATVEGAASIGTGPWIVEEFESTRFLLRGRQDYWGGSDYSARPAVGAIEGTVITDATQRALLLREGAIDMTEQLLLKDLKEFDDDPAFTVHHAPGSEHHYLALNMSEPPFDDVRVRQALNHALPRQQLVDQLTFGFARAAEGPVPSICFGYQPYYQQYEYNLDKARQLIQDAGHSDGFSFTVSQDESSAIQGQALQVLAGELSKINVNMEIQRLSSAAVLEGCDLREDGTQQAQCVAATMNWPPLIFDAAYFMIFGYKSDSRSNWSRWGTSETDDLITAAVAELDASSKFEQVAEIQQRIADQSPRVPFLDVDSHVVSTNSVEDVRIMDVWPRFEDIRVTS